The following coding sequences are from one Mycobacterium bourgelatii window:
- a CDS encoding ABC transporter substrate-binding protein, whose amino-acid sequence MSYESTAEPIKIGYLMDFLLPDSYPQEMRDDLTLPFELIFNEAAEQGVIDRPIEIVYREVEGMPKGTVKAVIDAFGELVDEGCLVVFGPHITDNCVATKEAIEERFKVPAIAVTGTDDWLGEWTFSFPQGSMTDEPIFWTDLLTKGGHTEVGVLMEQSLVGQSYLKNFRRACRRKGIRIVAEAEIASTAQDVSNAIYKLKEAGSQAIVHMGFGFGIVFVKPVLDELDWDPPRFSSTAFQNAWMNPVMWNAFMGWTGIDQYDEANQVGQRFLDRFEAAYGRRPQYCVPVVNCDVANTLLEAFTDAHPLSPRGVKEALERVKMLPAASGAPGTRVSFGKWTRRAWMGAGYLVARQLDADGVNSHLVDRFGE is encoded by the coding sequence ATGAGTTACGAAAGCACCGCGGAGCCGATCAAGATCGGCTATCTCATGGACTTCTTGCTGCCGGACAGCTATCCGCAGGAGATGCGTGACGATCTCACCCTGCCATTCGAACTGATCTTCAACGAAGCTGCGGAGCAAGGAGTCATCGACCGCCCGATCGAGATCGTGTATCGAGAAGTCGAGGGGATGCCGAAGGGAACGGTGAAGGCGGTTATCGATGCCTTCGGCGAACTGGTCGACGAGGGGTGTTTGGTGGTGTTCGGCCCGCACATCACCGACAACTGCGTCGCCACGAAAGAGGCAATCGAGGAACGTTTCAAAGTCCCAGCGATTGCGGTGACTGGCACCGACGACTGGTTGGGCGAATGGACCTTCTCGTTTCCGCAGGGCTCGATGACCGACGAACCGATCTTCTGGACCGACCTGCTGACCAAGGGTGGTCACACCGAGGTCGGGGTATTGATGGAGCAGTCGTTGGTCGGCCAGAGTTACCTGAAGAACTTCCGGAGGGCATGTCGGCGTAAGGGCATCCGCATCGTCGCTGAAGCGGAGATTGCGTCGACTGCCCAGGACGTCAGCAACGCGATCTACAAGTTGAAAGAAGCCGGCTCGCAAGCGATCGTGCACATGGGATTTGGATTCGGCATCGTCTTTGTGAAGCCGGTGCTCGATGAGCTGGACTGGGATCCGCCGCGGTTCTCCAGCACCGCATTCCAGAATGCGTGGATGAACCCGGTCATGTGGAACGCATTCATGGGCTGGACCGGTATCGACCAATACGACGAGGCAAATCAGGTCGGTCAACGATTCCTCGATCGCTTCGAGGCGGCCTACGGTCGACGGCCCCAGTACTGCGTGCCGGTCGTGAACTGCGACGTGGCCAACACACTTCTGGAAGCCTTCACCGACGCGCACCCATTGAGCCCGCGCGGGGTCAAGGAGGCGCTAGAGCGGGTGAAGATGCTGCCAGCGGCATCGGGTGCACCGGGAACGAGAGTCTCATTCGGTAAGTGGACTCGTCGCGCCTGGATGGGTGCCGGCTATCTGGTGGCCCGCCAACTCGATGCAGACGGCGTCAATTCCCACCTGGTAGACCGCTTCGGAGAATAG
- a CDS encoding spirocyclase AveC family protein, whose amino-acid sequence MTTQRTKPVKSQPETGKPSALNINVGRVVSGLALLAFVGLFLAVMRTDLHPRVANPNVEGRPRPVKFLFGIDWMTGIQVGTLIGLIVLLVVFVRGWRRNPGSPVMLMFLCTTLIVWQDPLMNWAPYAVYNPDLLHWPENWYLIMMSPTVEPFIVGAYVVFYFGPYFPAVWILRKWQAKYGPGAFVSRHPLISLGALVLVIGFIFDAILEIFAVRTGLYIYAQVIPWGSVFTGTTFQFPLIWESLSVTFVMIPAAVLVYRDDTGKSVAEKLATKARLFPAKPVLGTFLVMFAIINVSYFLYGGWFWAIKASGLATSVACPWPYPEAKVYDPQGFYRANGAEGPYSVGKWATWQQGPFRNTDVELGSISNRCATDGQHG is encoded by the coding sequence GTGACTACGCAGAGAACCAAACCAGTTAAGTCACAACCGGAAACAGGTAAGCCGTCTGCCCTCAACATCAACGTCGGGCGCGTGGTGTCCGGACTGGCTCTGCTCGCCTTCGTCGGATTGTTCCTCGCGGTGATGCGGACCGACCTGCATCCCCGCGTCGCCAATCCCAACGTGGAGGGGCGGCCTCGTCCAGTCAAGTTCCTCTTCGGAATCGATTGGATGACAGGGATACAGGTCGGCACACTGATCGGGTTGATCGTGCTGCTCGTTGTATTCGTGCGCGGTTGGCGACGCAATCCCGGCAGCCCCGTCATGCTCATGTTCCTGTGCACCACGTTGATTGTGTGGCAGGACCCGTTGATGAACTGGGCCCCGTATGCGGTCTACAACCCTGACCTGCTGCACTGGCCGGAGAACTGGTACCTGATCATGATGTCGCCGACGGTGGAGCCGTTCATCGTCGGGGCCTATGTCGTGTTCTACTTCGGCCCGTACTTCCCGGCGGTATGGATCCTGCGTAAGTGGCAGGCCAAGTACGGCCCAGGGGCTTTCGTCTCACGGCATCCGCTGATCAGTCTCGGCGCACTGGTGTTGGTGATCGGCTTCATCTTCGACGCCATACTCGAGATTTTTGCAGTGCGGACGGGTCTGTACATCTACGCGCAGGTGATCCCGTGGGGATCTGTGTTCACCGGGACCACCTTCCAGTTCCCGCTGATCTGGGAGTCGCTGTCGGTGACGTTCGTGATGATCCCGGCGGCAGTCCTCGTCTACCGCGACGACACCGGAAAGTCGGTGGCGGAGAAGCTCGCTACGAAGGCGAGGCTGTTCCCGGCGAAGCCGGTGTTGGGCACCTTCCTGGTGATGTTCGCGATCATCAACGTCTCGTACTTCCTCTACGGCGGGTGGTTCTGGGCGATCAAGGCGAGCGGTCTGGCGACGTCGGTGGCGTGCCCGTGGCCGTATCCTGAGGCGAAAGTGTATGACCCGCAGGGGTTCTACCGGGCTAATGGTGCCGAAGGCCCGTATTCGGTCGGTAAGTGGGCCACCTGGCAGCAGGGGCCGTTCCGCAACACCGACGTCGAGTTAGGCTCGATCAGCAATCGTTGTGCGACTGACGGCCAGCATGGCTGA
- a CDS encoding SDR family oxidoreductase: MAEPRTVVITGASRGLGFASTVRLYREGWRVVAAMRTPDRGMSLLREATGAAEDDDRLIGVQLDLLDSASITAAAKEVVERVGAPYALVHNAGISAAGMVEETDMALWQSMFATSVMGPVALTKALLPSMRAAGQGRIVLVSSAGGVRGQPGIAAYSAAKGALERWGESMAGEIAPFGIGVTILVTGVYDTDIITDAGTTDSRDFAGPYARLHNTIDSRGRHAVRLARPPEKFTDGLVKALDDRAAFRRRGVGPDASMLLVSNRVLPAAGMHHISRLVMGIPRLGAMRGGAYPLTTAQRAMVLAAKVIPQPIMQRLAARAAAKHAAKQKGESHG, translated from the coding sequence ATGGCTGAGCCGCGCACAGTCGTCATCACTGGCGCGTCTCGTGGGTTGGGCTTTGCCTCGACGGTGCGTCTGTATCGCGAGGGCTGGCGCGTGGTCGCGGCGATGCGGACACCGGACCGGGGTATGTCGCTGCTGCGGGAGGCGACCGGTGCAGCCGAGGACGACGACCGGTTGATCGGCGTGCAACTCGACCTGCTGGACTCCGCGTCGATCACCGCCGCGGCCAAGGAGGTCGTGGAACGAGTCGGCGCGCCGTACGCTCTGGTGCACAACGCCGGTATCTCCGCAGCGGGGATGGTCGAGGAGACCGATATGGCCCTGTGGCAGAGCATGTTTGCCACCAGCGTCATGGGGCCCGTCGCACTCACCAAAGCGTTGCTGCCGTCGATGCGGGCGGCCGGGCAGGGCCGGATCGTGTTGGTGTCCAGCGCGGGCGGTGTGCGCGGTCAACCGGGTATCGCGGCGTACTCGGCCGCGAAGGGTGCGTTGGAGCGGTGGGGTGAATCGATGGCCGGCGAGATCGCGCCGTTCGGGATTGGTGTGACCATTCTCGTGACCGGCGTGTACGACACGGACATCATCACCGACGCCGGTACCACCGATAGTCGCGACTTCGCTGGCCCCTATGCACGTTTGCATAACACCATCGACTCCCGTGGACGTCATGCAGTGCGTCTTGCCCGGCCGCCGGAAAAGTTCACCGACGGATTGGTGAAAGCGCTCGATGACCGCGCGGCTTTCCGGCGCCGCGGGGTGGGGCCCGACGCGTCAATGTTGTTGGTGTCGAACAGAGTTCTGCCGGCCGCGGGGATGCACCACATATCCCGACTGGTGATGGGGATTCCCCGCCTGGGTGCGATGCGTGGCGGAGCTTATCCGCTGACGACCGCCCAGCGGGCGATGGTGCTCGCCGCAAAGGTTATTCCGCAACCAATAATGCAGCGTCTGGCTGCTCGCGCGGCGGCCAAACATGCAGCTAAGCAAAAAGGTGAGAGTCATGGCTGA
- a CDS encoding cytochrome P450 produces MSDLFDDLEDFAAFDDAVSGNVRDPYPDLLQTARDTPIQRVETALIPGEEGKPFFIVYRHEDIQTMLKDHETFSSKAVTQIFGEVLGQGVMLGMDEPEHGRLRSLVTKAFTQKALARWEDEIVGRIANELIDGFAADGKTDLVKTFTFPYPSRIIAALLGLPEEDFPQFQRWSISMLSFTLNPERGKAASQALIDYFKPILAARRAEPREDLISSLAAATIDGHKLDDEDIYSFIRLLLPAGVETTYRSLGTLLFALLTHPDQLDAIRADRSLIPQAIEEAVRWDAPLLNITRVATRDTELAGVPIPEGSSVMPMLGAANRQEDRYPEPHKFDIFRQAKVPISWGHGVHVCLGMHLARLEMRTAVNLLLDRLPNLRLDPDGDDPHIRGMVFRSPTSLPVLFDATKS; encoded by the coding sequence ATGTCAGATCTGTTCGACGACCTCGAGGACTTCGCGGCGTTCGATGACGCCGTCTCAGGCAACGTCCGCGACCCGTACCCGGACTTATTGCAAACAGCCCGCGACACGCCGATTCAGCGAGTCGAGACGGCCTTGATTCCTGGTGAGGAGGGTAAGCCCTTCTTCATCGTCTACCGTCATGAGGACATTCAGACGATGCTCAAGGATCATGAGACGTTCTCGTCGAAGGCGGTGACCCAGATCTTCGGCGAGGTCCTCGGTCAGGGCGTGATGCTGGGGATGGACGAGCCGGAGCATGGCAGGCTGAGGTCGCTGGTCACCAAGGCGTTCACCCAAAAGGCGCTCGCGCGTTGGGAGGACGAGATCGTCGGTCGCATCGCCAACGAACTGATCGACGGATTCGCCGCCGATGGAAAGACGGATCTGGTCAAGACTTTCACCTTCCCGTATCCGAGTCGGATCATCGCGGCGCTGCTCGGCTTGCCGGAGGAGGATTTCCCGCAGTTCCAGCGTTGGTCGATCTCGATGCTGAGCTTCACTCTCAACCCCGAACGCGGCAAGGCGGCCTCCCAGGCGCTGATCGACTACTTCAAGCCGATCCTCGCTGCCAGGCGTGCCGAGCCGCGTGAGGACCTGATCAGCAGCCTGGCCGCGGCCACGATCGACGGGCACAAGCTGGACGACGAGGACATCTACTCGTTCATCCGGCTACTACTGCCCGCCGGGGTAGAGACGACCTACCGGTCACTGGGCACTCTGCTGTTCGCGCTGCTGACGCACCCCGACCAACTCGATGCGATTCGGGCTGACCGGTCGCTGATTCCGCAGGCGATCGAGGAGGCGGTGCGTTGGGACGCGCCACTGCTGAACATCACCCGCGTCGCCACGCGTGACACCGAACTGGCCGGTGTGCCGATTCCGGAGGGGTCCTCGGTGATGCCGATGTTGGGTGCAGCGAACCGGCAGGAGGACCGCTACCCCGAACCCCACAAGTTCGACATCTTCCGCCAGGCCAAGGTGCCGATCAGCTGGGGCCACGGCGTGCACGTCTGCCTCGGCATGCATCTCGCGCGGCTCGAAATGCGCACGGCCGTCAACCTTCTGCTCGACCGGCTACCCAACTTGCGGTTGGACCCCGACGGCGACGACCCCCACATCCGCGGCATGGTCTTTCGCTCACCAACGAGCCTGCCAGTACTGTTCGACGCAACGAAGTCTTGA